A genomic window from Indicator indicator isolate 239-I01 chromosome 10, UM_Iind_1.1, whole genome shotgun sequence includes:
- the IFT25 gene encoding intraflagellar transport protein 25 homolog, with protein MRATDWCLSSAGAAVVLATSSDEQHPAENMADGSSETFWTTTGMFPQEFIIGFPECVAISKVAIQCYLVRTLRIERSVSKDPVDFEQCIEKDLQHTEGQLQMEEFPLPDSQATYLRFIIKSGFDHFVSVHQVMAEGTAGTT; from the exons ATGAGGGCCACCGACTGGTGCCTGAGCTCCGCGGGGGCTGCCGTCGTCCTGGCCACCTCCAGTGACGAGCAGCACCCTGCCGAGAACATGGCGGACGG AAGTTCAGAAACGTTTTGGACAACGACAGGCATGTTCCCCCAAGAATTTATTATTGGTTTTCCTGAGTGTGTAGCAATCAGCAAAGTGGCAATCCAGTGTTACTTGG TGCGGACCTTAAGAATTGAAAGAAGTGTATCCAAAGACCCAGTAGATTTTGAGCAGTGCATTGAAAAAG ATTTGCAACACACAGAAGGACAGCTCCAAATGGAAGAATTTCCA CTTCCTGATTCCCAAGCCACTTACTTGCGTTTCATCATCAAATCTGGCTTTGATCATTTTGTGTCGGTGCACCAGGTGATggcagagggcacagcaggCACCACTTAA
- the LRRC42 gene encoding leucine-rich repeat-containing protein 42, giving the protein MSYCLHSESHVDTGPIYVRENGKLHLVNQAAGSIHNVAPTTRPFRLFSREFSVELCMNREDDRARRQRTDHFIFTYTREGNLRYSAKSLFSLVLGYISDNVDHIDSLIGFPEQIAEKLFSAAEARQKFTEPVTGLRALQKFTEAYGGLVLCSLCLRNRYLVISEKLEEIKSFRELTCLDLSCCKLGDEHELLEHLTKEALSSIKRLLLKDNSLSDAGLRRMTAPVRVLKRGLENLMMLDLSCNPKITDVGIGYLLSFKKLNCLDISGSGLKDVDAVIKRIQTQIGLVHSQVPLKEFDHSNCRTEGWAEQTVLQWEQAVMEATKPQDNLRSSTAALRFYGKTHRIEEAAKCKPVEADTKASGNLQFYKEKVQNCHFPLKKEVSGSHELKNHKKRALAEQERERTSKQKHLCLTVEDWDLLNTY; this is encoded by the exons ATGTCTTACTGTCTCCACTCAGAAAGCCATGTGGATACTGGGCCAATATATGTGCGTGAAAATGGGAAGCTGCATTTGGTAAatcaggctgcaggcagcatacACAATGTCGCTCCAACAACAAGACCCTTCAGGCTGTTTTCCAGAGAGTTTTCCGTGGAGCTTTGTATGAACAGGGAGGACGACAGGGCAAGGAGGCAGAGGACTGATCATTTCATCTTCACCTACACGAGGGAGGGCAATCTCCGGTACTCGGCcaagtctctcttcagcctggTGCTGGGTTACATTTCTGACAATGTTGACCACATTGACTCGTTGATTGGGTTCCCAGAGCAGATTGCTGAAAAGctcttttcagctgcagaagcaagACAGAAGTTCACGgaaccagtgacaggactgagagctctgcagaagttTACTGAAGCTTATGGGGGTTTGGTGCTGTGCTCCTTATGCTTGCGAAATAG GTACTTGGTTATCTCTGAAAAGCTAGAAGAAATCAAGTCTTTCCGGGAGCTGACATGTTTGGATCTCTCCTGTTGTAAACTTGGAGACGAACatgagctgctggaacacctcacCAAAGAGGCTCTGTCTAG catcaAGCGGCTTCTCCTGAAGGACAACTCTCTGTCAGACGCAGGCCTGCGCAGGATGACGGCACCGGTCCGGGTGCTGAAAAGGGGACTTGAGAACCTCATGATGCTAGACTTGTCTT GTAACCCTAAAATCACTGATGTGGGAATTGGATACCTTCTTTCTTTCAAGAAACTGAATTGTTTGGACATTTCTGGGAGTGGTCTGAAG GACGTTGATGCTGTCATTAAGCGGATCCAAACACAAATTGGCCTGGTTCACTCACAAGTGCCTCTGAAAGAGTTTGATCATAGCAACTGCAGAACAGAGGGATGGGCAGAGCAG ACAGTTCTGCAGTGGGAGCAGGCAGTTATGGAAGCCACCAAGCCACAGGACAACTTGAgatccagcacagcagctctgcgcTTCT ATGGCAAGACACACAGAATAGAGGAAGCAGCCAAATGCAAACCAGTGGAAGCAGACACAAAAGCATCAGGGAACTTGCAGTTTTATAAGGAAAAAGTTCAGAATTGCCATTTCCCTTTGAAAAAGGAGGTTTCAGGCAGCCATGAATTAAAGAACCATAAAAAAAGAGCTTTGGCTGaacaagagagggaaaggacTTCCAAACAGAAACATCTGTGCCTTACGGTGGAGGACTGGGATCTGTTAAATACCTACTGA